The sequence below is a genomic window from Juglans regia cultivar Chandler unplaced genomic scaffold, Walnut 2.0 Scaffold_21368, whole genome shotgun sequence.
TTCCATACCAAGGATGCATAGTCTGTATAAGATCCTCTTGGCATATTATCTACGTATATGGCACTTGAAATTGTATCCATTGTACGAGACATTGCAGTCAAATTGTAGATACATTCTGGAATAGTTCCCTTCATCTTGTTCAAAGATAGGTCCAAGATTTGAATATGTGATAGATGACATAGGCTTAAAGGCAACCTTCCATAAAGCTTATTAGATCGTAGGTTAAGAATAATCAAATTTGGTAGACTATCACCAATCCATGGAGGTACCATTCCAGACAAGTTATTTGCTCCCATGTCAATGGTTATCAACTCGCTACAATTCTGAAGGGACATCGGCATATTTCCAACAAATCCATTGTTGCTTAAATGCAAAACTTGAATCGAGACTAGGGAGCCGATTGAGTCTGGTATTTTCCCATAGAACTTGTTGTTGGCCAAATTAAGAA
It includes:
- the LOC108980300 gene encoding receptor-like protein EIX2 gives rise to the protein MLDISDAGISGIIPAWFWNFPPRLTYLNMSNNQLHGNLPDLSSSKLGEFFMIDLSANRFDGSIPLFAPNVISLDLSNNRFSGLVFFLCKLNTPTLLESLNLSNNTLSGELPDCWTYIHNLVILNLANNKFYGKIPDSIGSLVSIQVLHLSNNGFVGNMPMSLQNCSELITIDMGANNLSGMVPPWIGDSLPNLIILNLRSNKLYGRLPLSLCHLSHIQILDLSLNKMKGTIPECIYNLTAMSRTMDTISSAIYVDNMPRGSYTDYASL